The Acidobacteriota bacterium genome has a segment encoding these proteins:
- the pyrR gene encoding bifunctional pyr operon transcriptional regulator/uracil phosphoribosyltransferase PyrR, which produces MESHYLRQVMTAKDIDLALSRIAAEIIEDHQNLDRTALVGIRRRGVPLAEVLRDKIETLTGRELELGILDINFYRDDLTKVDSHPVVGSSSLGFDVAEREIILVDDVLYTGRTTRAALESILDYGRPLKVKLVVLIDRGHRELPIQADYVGKYVETAANEVIEVKVPSIDDDEAVYLTTKELLLKAAGQNS; this is translated from the coding sequence ATGGAAAGCCACTATCTGAGACAGGTGATGACGGCCAAGGATATCGACTTGGCTCTCTCGCGAATCGCGGCTGAGATCATCGAAGACCACCAGAACCTCGACCGCACCGCTCTGGTGGGAATCCGGCGGCGGGGCGTCCCTCTGGCCGAGGTGCTTCGCGACAAGATCGAAACCCTTACGGGCAGGGAGCTCGAGCTGGGAATCCTCGACATCAACTTCTATCGCGACGACCTGACCAAGGTCGATTCCCATCCCGTCGTAGGCAGTTCTTCCCTGGGATTCGACGTGGCCGAGCGCGAGATCATTCTGGTGGACGACGTTCTCTACACGGGACGCACCACCCGGGCCGCCTTGGAGAGCATCCTCGACTATGGCCGTCCCCTCAAGGTCAAGCTGGTCGTGCTGATCGACCGCGGTCACCGCGAACTGCCCATCCAGGCCGATTACGTGGGCAAGTACGTCGAAACGGCCGCCAATGAAGTGATCGAGGTCAAAGTGCCTTCCATCGACGACGACGAGGCCGTCTACCTGACCACCAAGGAACTGCTCCTGAAGGCCGCAGGCCAAAACTCTTAA
- a CDS encoding amidohydrolase family protein, whose protein sequence is MVNDAHCHFFSRRFFQVLGSGLARLSQERLAEEVTAELQWETPGTPVELARRWMEELDRHQVGRCALIASVPGDEDSVAEAVQAYPDRFVGFFMVDPKAPGAAQRTQEALESKGLKGVCLFPAMHRFKVDQEPARTIFEIAAAIEGAAVFVHCGVLTVGVRKKLGLKSPFDVRCGNPLDLHPVAADHPHLPIIIPHLGAGFLREALMLADLCPNVRFDTSSSNSWVRYCGLSLGEAFRRALSVVGAGRLLFGSDSSFFPRGYQGKVLDDQRAVLEELKVGEEEQEKILGGNFSELFPRA, encoded by the coding sequence ATGGTCAACGACGCCCATTGCCATTTCTTCTCGCGCCGGTTTTTTCAAGTCCTGGGGAGCGGTCTGGCGCGCCTCTCCCAAGAGCGGCTGGCGGAGGAGGTCACGGCTGAGCTGCAATGGGAGACTCCCGGTACTCCCGTGGAGCTGGCCCGGCGCTGGATGGAAGAACTCGACCGCCACCAGGTTGGACGCTGCGCTCTCATCGCCAGCGTGCCCGGCGACGAAGATTCGGTGGCTGAGGCGGTGCAGGCCTATCCCGACCGCTTCGTGGGCTTTTTCATGGTCGATCCCAAAGCTCCCGGCGCGGCCCAACGCACACAGGAGGCGCTTGAGAGCAAAGGCCTCAAGGGGGTGTGCCTGTTTCCCGCCATGCATCGCTTCAAAGTCGATCAGGAGCCGGCCCGAACCATTTTCGAAATCGCCGCCGCCATTGAGGGGGCGGCGGTTTTCGTCCACTGCGGGGTCTTGACGGTAGGGGTTCGCAAGAAGCTGGGGTTGAAGAGTCCTTTCGACGTGCGCTGCGGCAATCCTCTCGACCTGCACCCGGTGGCCGCCGACCATCCCCACCTGCCCATCATCATCCCCCACTTGGGGGCCGGATTCCTGCGCGAGGCCCTGATGCTGGCCGACCTCTGTCCCAATGTCCGCTTCGATACCTCCAGCTCTAATTCCTGGGTGCGCTATTGCGGGCTCTCGCTGGGCGAGGCCTTCAGGCGTGCACTGTCGGTGGTGGGCGCCGGACGGCTGCTTTTCGGCAGCGACTCCTCTTTCTTCCCGCGCGGATATCAGGGCAAGGTATTGGATGATCAGAGGGCGGTGTTGGAGGAGTTGAAAGTGGGAGAAGAGGAGCAGGAGAAGATATTGGGAGGCAACTTCAGCGAGCTGTTCCCCCGGGCTTAA
- a CDS encoding ferrochelatase → MQRPYDALLVVSFGGPEAMEDVMPFLENVLRGKNVPRQRMLEVAEHYKMFNGVSPINDQNRDLIEAVKKEFQAHDIGLPIYWGNRNWHPLLPDALRQMAEDGIRNSLAFFTSAYSSYSGCRQYRENIEEARRQVGDQAPAVDKMRVFFNHPGFIEANADHVRQAMGRLSGKGRDSVLLFTAHSIPTAMAENCRYEAQLKEASRLVAEAVGHEDHRLVYQSRSGPPQQPWLEPDICDALDEVRARGARQVVVSPIGFTSDHLEVVYDLDHEAAQHCQELGIEMSRAPSAGLHPAFVAMVRELVQERIEGREPRALGPLGLSPHQCRPNCCLYQPRRHGVGQRAAGG, encoded by the coding sequence ATGCAACGCCCATATGACGCCCTGCTTGTGGTTTCTTTCGGGGGGCCGGAAGCGATGGAAGATGTCATGCCCTTCCTTGAGAACGTGCTGCGCGGCAAGAACGTCCCGCGCCAGCGCATGCTGGAGGTGGCCGAGCACTACAAGATGTTCAACGGCGTCAGTCCCATCAACGATCAGAACCGCGATCTCATCGAAGCCGTCAAGAAAGAATTCCAGGCCCACGACATTGGCCTGCCCATCTATTGGGGCAACCGCAACTGGCATCCGCTGCTGCCCGATGCCTTGCGCCAGATGGCCGAGGACGGAATCCGCAATTCGCTGGCCTTTTTCACCTCGGCCTACAGCTCTTATTCCGGCTGCCGCCAATACCGCGAGAATATCGAGGAGGCCCGCCGCCAAGTCGGCGATCAGGCTCCCGCCGTGGACAAGATGCGGGTCTTTTTCAATCATCCCGGCTTTATCGAGGCCAATGCCGACCACGTGCGCCAGGCCATGGGCCGCCTCTCGGGAAAGGGGCGCGACTCGGTTTTGCTTTTCACGGCCCACAGCATCCCAACGGCCATGGCCGAGAACTGTCGTTACGAGGCTCAGCTCAAGGAGGCTTCGCGCCTGGTGGCCGAAGCCGTGGGACACGAAGACCACCGGCTGGTCTACCAAAGCCGCAGCGGACCGCCCCAGCAGCCCTGGCTGGAGCCCGACATCTGCGACGCCCTGGACGAGGTTCGCGCACGAGGGGCGAGGCAGGTCGTGGTCTCCCCCATCGGATTCACCTCTGATCACCTCGAGGTGGTCTACGATCTCGACCACGAAGCCGCCCAGCACTGCCAGGAACTGGGCATCGAAATGTCGAGAGCCCCGTCGGCAGGCCTGCATCCGGCTTTCGTGGCGATGGTGCGGGAACTGGTGCAGGAACGCATCGAAGGCAGGGAGCCGCGTGCCCTGGGCCCGCTGGGACTGAGTCCCCATCAGTGCCGGCCCAACTGCTGCCTCTACCAACCGCGCCGTCACGGGGTCGGGCAGCGGGCTGCAGGAGGCTGA